The genomic DNA AGAACACAAGTTCCTCACAAACGACGCGGTAAACGACCCCCGCGTCCACAACCACCAGTGGGCGCGCGAACTGGGCCTGGTGGCGTTCGCGGGATACCAACTCCGGGCGCCCGGCGGGGAAACGTTGGGGGTTCTGGCCCTATTCGCCAAGCACGCCATTTCGCCCGAGGAAGACGCCATGCTGGACGGACTCAGCAGCGCCGTCGCCCTCGTTGCTCAGCAAGCCGCCGCCGAGGAGGCCCTCCAGCAGGCCAATGTCCGTCTGGAGGAACTGGCGACGACGGACGCCTTGACGGGCCTGGCGAATCGGCGGCGGTTCATGGAGGCGCTGGAGGCGGAGTTCCGGCGTTCCCGGCGGTACGGCACCCGGCTGGCGCTGGCGATGGTGGATGTGGACCGGTTCAAGTCGTTCAACGACGCGCACGGTCACGCGTTCGGCGACCGGGTGATCGTGGAAGTGGCGAAGCGTCTGGCGTCCGAAGCGCGGCAGACGGACGTGGTGGCGCGGCTGGGGGGCGACGAGTTCGTGATGCTGATGCCGGAGACATCGGCCGACGAGGCCGTCCGGGCGGCGGAGCGCATTCGGAAGGCCGTCTCGAAGGATCCGATCTCGGACGGCGAGCGAAGCGTGCCGGCGACGGTCAGCGTGGGCATTGCGACCGTAGCAGACGGGAAGGCCGGGACGCCGGAGAACCTCCTGAAGCAGGCCGACGATGCGATGTACGCGGCGAAGGAAGCCGGCCGCAACCGTGTTTGCCTGGCGCCGTCGGAAAAGGCCGTCTCCCCCGCCCAGTGATGCCGGCCCGCGGCCCGCCCGGGCCTCTGGATCCCCGTCCAATCGCCTTTCAGATTGTCCGCACTTTTCGTTGACACGCCCCCGCGGAAACGCTATACCTCGGCGCGACTTCGGAA from Planctomycetota bacterium includes the following:
- a CDS encoding sensor domain-containing diguanylate cyclase, which gives rise to GLHADIEVAGSTRGQLSVFYVEDRPFLLPYEQNLVNGVATILSHWLESKRAEAERQKTLHRQQGISLLAQSLLAKGPLEGKLKTITDSIVRLFDADFCRVWLIRPGDFCERGCVHAEVHDGPHVCRYRDRCLHLLASSGRYTHTDGKGHRRVPFGCYKIGRVASGQEHKFLTNDAVNDPRVHNHQWARELGLVAFAGYQLRAPGGETLGVLALFAKHAISPEEDAMLDGLSSAVALVAQQAAAEEALQQANVRLEELATTDALTGLANRRRFMEALEAEFRRSRRYGTRLALAMVDVDRFKSFNDAHGHAFGDRVIVEVAKRLASEARQTDVVARLGGDEFVMLMPETSADEAVRAAERIRKAVSKDPISDGERSVPATVSVGIATVADGKAGTPENLLKQADDAMYAAKEAGRNRVCLAPSEKAVSPAQ